One Danio rerio strain Tuebingen ecotype United States chromosome 9, GRCz12tu, whole genome shotgun sequence genomic region harbors:
- the zgc:172182 gene encoding coiled-coil domain-containing protein 89, whose product MTSPQKIPIDLKMMIKDTKQDMDDVHQALEKLRSLSQEERTEAEVLRSRIDEQSTLICILKRRADEMLLRCQALEKINAELENLRANVQVELENERKKSELLEQRFMDLASNHRELINFKNEYKSQNAKLEKENERLRKENEALFSEEVQEKEETILKLTQELKDLAEQHKILENEYQEKTTGFQIKLKELMNLHRIKEASLKNELSDTQKQLKTAVEMCAELDLKLRQTQVKESMRETDTQERLEKLIKEKDELIDLSVQRGKIIRDKQVEIQELERKRQEAENGRRHAEDRFEKEAAAVNSELRVKELREALERAEFSCNELKKEFEAFKKHSCELLEKEKELNCKLRHMII is encoded by the exons ATGACATCTCCTCAGAAAATCCCGATAGACCTGAAAATGATGATCAAAGACACTAAACAG GATATGGATGATGTGCACCAGGCCCTGGAAAAACTCAGAAGTCTCTCGCAGGAAGAGCGTACAGAAGCAGAAGTGCTGCGCTCGAGAATCGATGAGCAGTCTACTCTCATCTGCATCCTGAAAAGGCGAGCGGACGAGATGCTCCTGCGCTGTCAGGCTCTGGAGAAGATCAACGCCGAGCTAGAGAACCTGAGAGCCAATGTGCAGGTGGAGCTGGAGAATGAGAGGAAAAAATCTGAACTGCTGGAGCAGAGGTTCATGGACCTGGCCTCAAACCACAGAGAGCTCATCAATTTCAAGAACGAGTACAAAAGCCAGAACGCAAAGCTGGAGAAGGAGAATGAGAGACTCCGAAAGGAAAACGAAGCTCTGTTCAGTGAGGAAGTGCAAGAGAAGGAGGAGACCATTCTCAAACTGACCCAAGAGCTTAAGGATTTGGCAGAGCAACATAAGATACTGGAAAATGAGTATCA GGAGAAAACAACAGGTTTCCAGATTAAGCTGAAAGAACTTATGAACCTCCATCGGATCAAAGAAGCGTCTTTAAAGAACGAACTAAGTGACACACAAAAACAGCTGAAGACTGCTGTAGAGATGTGTGCAG AGCTCGATCTTAAACTAAGACAAACTCAAGTAAAGGAATCAATGAGAGAGACGGACACTCAAGAAAGACTGGAGAAACTAATCAAGGAAAAGGACGAGCTAATTGATCTCTCTGTGCAGCGTGGAAAAATCATAAGG GACAAGCAAGTTGAAATTCAGGAGCTGGAAAGGAAAAGGCAGGAAGCTGAGAACGGCAGACGACATGCAGAGGACAg GTTTGAGAAGGAAGCAGCAGCCGTGAACAGTGAGTTAAGAGTGAAGGAACTTCGAGAGGCTTTAGAGAGAGCAGAATTCTCCTGCAATGAGTTGAAAAag GAGTTTGAGGCATTTAAAAAGCACAGCTGTGAACTGCTTGAAAAGGAGAAGGAGTTAAACTGCAAACTTCGCCACATGATCATCTGA